The Fusarium oxysporum f. sp. lycopersici 4287 chromosome 1, whole genome shotgun sequence DNA segment GCGGAGAGAATATCATACCCTCTGACAGGCAATGAGATAGTAAATAGTGACTCTGGGCTCTCGACCTTGGTAGGATGAGAAACCTTGCCCGTGGTATGAGCACGAACCACATATTCAAGATCGTGAACCACGCCAGGGAACGCTGAAAGGGAAACCAATTCAGTCAATGGCCGAGAGGAGATATTGAAAATGGCCATAATAGGGCTTCCGGTATGTGAGGCTCCTGAATCATGATTAGTACACACTACTCACCTCCCTCTAGATAATTCTCACCATGATAGCTTCCAACCTTGAGGAGTAAATCATCGTCATATCCGATATAAGGGTCAACGGCCTTTCCTAAAGAGCTTGGCCGGAATATGACAGTCTTACCCCGCGGGGTATGACCACTCATTTGCTCAATAAGATCCAAGTCATGCTCACCGGGAACATCAGTGATATAAATTGGACCTCCGCTCACACATCTGGCCGCAGCATGAAATCCAGAATACTCATGTACAGTTTGGAACATATCCCAATCCGGAAGAACATTTAGATGCTGCATGAAAATAGCATTGTGCGCATTTGTCCACACGTGCCAGGGATGTGAAGCAGGAATCTCAGGGAAGAAGTCGTCAGAGTTTCGTACAAGAATGGTAGGCCGATTGGTTGGCATCTGCGAGTGGAAGAGTGCCTCCGGGAACTGCGACATACATGATATCGCCTTGGCACTGAAGTGACGAAGTGTCGAGATGGTCCACGCATCGAGGTACGTATTGATCAGATCTCGGCGAGGGGAGGCTTCAATCCACGTATCGAGCATGAACTGCGCGTCCGTCTTAACAGCATCGATACCGGCATCCGAAAGGAATCGATAAAAGTCATCATAGAATCGATTCACATCTTCTTGTGCGATCACCGTCATCTTCCCACCCAACGGAAGGTTTCGGCGGTCAGCATCTTCCCGTGTCACTTCGATAGTCTTGTATGTCTTGGCAAGCTTGCCGTCAGGGGCAATGCCACCCCAGTAGCCCAGGAGGGCATGCCAAACAGCAATGTGTTGGATATGTGGATGGTTCTGTCGAATATGAGATATGGTGGATTTCAAGCCTGTGGGAAATGCCTTGGGCTCCGCTTCAAAATCATTCCAGCCATATTGAAACTGGCTGGGGCCGCGATAATCGATCGACTGCCAGTTGTCATCAATGATGAGACTCGATACTTGGATGTTGTGCTCAGAAAGCTTATCAAGAGCGTCGAATATTTTCTGGTCTGTCAGTCGTTGCCCCAGAGCGTTCCATGTGCCTGTGAATCATTAGTTCGTGGTCCTTCGAAGTTGACCATACTCAAGAACACACAGAAACCCAGTCCATCAAACCAGTATTCTAGCCACTCTGGTTTGAAGTCATTCTTCAATGCGGATAACTCCTGTGACCACTCATCGCTGGCCTTCTTTGTTCCCGCAACCATATCTCGAGCATGATACATCACAGATGCAATGGCGCAGTCGAAATCGTCTCCAACCGAAACAAGAATAACGGCCTTTTCTTCGGAAAGACCGTCATTTCGGATCTGAATTGTCAGATATTGCAGGAAGCTGTATCAGACACACTTACATGAACATGAAGCTTTCCATTGGGCTCGCTTCGAAATACTGGCAAGACATGACTGACACCGCCGACGGCAAGGAGCACTAGGTTTTGACCTTGGGGGCTTAAGAAGCAACAGAGAATGGCATCTTTATCGAGGTTAAATTGAGAGTGCCCATGGCGAGGTGCAAGCCACGGTGACCATAGTCTGACAAGAGAAAACCATCTATGTCCGGTCAGATAACATGGTCGCTACTGGATTTTCGGTACGTCGTCGTGTTACTCAGCTGAACTTACCTGACAAAAGAGCCCCAGGGAGTACCGACACTGATGTCTCTGTACGTAGACTCATCGCCATTTGCAGCTGGAATGACTGCTTCGAGTGACCAGAGTGAAGTTCTAGGTGATTGACTCAAACGTGGCTTGACACTCCAGTCTTGAGAGTTAAGATCAGGAATTAAATCAGAGAAATCACTAGAAGAAATCCTGTTAGAAGCATTGACAATCAAGCCATCATTGAGACCCTGTTCATCGCGGATCCATCTCCAGTCTGCATCAGGACTATGTCGAAACTTGAGAGTGAATTGCACAGATGCTGTAAATGAGAAGGAAGACGTGAAATAGAATCGTGCCATAGAATCATCCAGTACTTGGAGAGTCTGAGGAACTCCAGTCTCTGTGATGGAGGCTACCTCCAATTCCTTCCAATCTGAGCCGTCTACTGAGTGCCATACTGAGGCTTCCCATGGCTCATTGGCACGGAACTTGGGTATCTCAAGGACAGCCGTCAAAGTGACCTTTGTGCCCTGGATAGGTGTTACTTTCCCGAGAGGCGGGAAGCTTTGCAAAACAACCTTCATGTCTTCAGCAACAGGCGGCGGCGAAGGCTTTTGTTTGGCGATGTAAATTGCCTGGAAGACATCGCCAAAGTTGTAATTGTCAGAAGGCATCGCAGTGAAATGAGAACAAGAGGAGCAGACTTGATTGAAATAGGTTTATTTAGCCAATTGACTGAGAAATTCAGACTTCTCATGTATGAAACTTAGTGAATATTTTAAACGTATGAATCAAGGTAACAGACATAAAATCACATCAACAAGTTTAATGTTGTGTGACGATGTTCGTGTTTACAAGGCACTGTCACAGAAGCTCACGAAAACGGACAGGCGTTGGATTATAGTGGAGTTCCAGTGGAGTTGGGAGTGGTTAGTAATGAACGCCTCTCATTGGCTCCGGTCTTGGTTTCGAGTCGTTCTGATTCGGGGACGGCCGGAATGACTAAGCCTTCCGCCTCATTGCTCAGGCTGCAAATTATCTCAGTAAAGCTTCTAGCCGAGCCAGATCGAAAGATTTCATCAAACCACTCAATTCAGCGTCGACCCTCCAAACCTGCGTCATGGCGTCCCGGAGACTGGCTTTGAACCTCTCGCGAGGTCTGCGAAACCGTGCTGGTCTTTCGGCCGCCGCTCCTTTCACACGAGGCTTTGCCACTCCCTCTACCGTCGGCAAGACTCAGACTTCGACTCTTAAGAATGGATTGACTGTGAGCATCATCATCCGAGGTCAATTGGCCTCGACAACCACTTGGGAATGGCTTCCTGACACGCCCTTCTGATAGGTCGCTACCGAGCACTCGCCCTTTGCGCAAACGTCGACCGTCGGTGTCTGGATCGATGCCGGTTCCCGGGCTGAGACTGACGAGACCAACGGTACCGCCCACTTCCTTGAGCATCTCGCTTTCAAGGTTCGACAACCCATCAATTGGCCGAGACCAATCGTTAACAATGAAATCAGGGTACCGCCAAGCGAACTCAGCAGCAATTGGAGTTGGAGATTGAGAACATGGGTGGTCACCTGAACGCCTACACTTCGGTCAGTCGGATGAAGGGATACGGGATTGACTGATGCTAACGACCGTCCAGCGCGAGAACACCGTCTACTTTGCCAAGGCTTTCAACTCTGATGTTCCCCAGTGTGTCGATATCCTCTCCGATATTCTCCAGAACTCCAAGCTCGAGGAGTCCGCCATCGAGCGTGAGCGCGACGTTATTCTCCGAGAGTccgaggaggttgagaagcaggttgaggaggttgtTTTTGATCACCTCCACGCTACCGCTTTCCAGCACCAGCCCCTTGGCCGCACCATCCTTGGCCCTCGACAGAACATCCGCGACATCACCCGAAAAGAGCTCACCGACtacatcaagaacaactACACTGCTGACCGTATGGTTCTCGTTGGTGCCGGTGGCATCCCTCACGAGCAGCTCGTCGAGCTCGCTGAGAAGCACTTCTCCGGTCTTCCCTCAAGTGCTCCCCAGACCAGCGCCTACCTTGCCTCCAAGCAAAAGGCTGACTTCATGGGCTCTGACGTCCGTGTCCGAGACGATGGCATGCCTACTGCTAACATTGCTCTCGCTGTTGAGGGTGTCAGCTGGAACTCCGAGGACTACTTCACTGCCCTCGTTGCTCAGGCTATTGTTGGCAACTACGACAAGGCTGTTGGCCAGGCTCCCCACCAGGGCAGCAAGCTCAGCGGCTGGGTCCACAAGCACGACCTTGCTAACAGTTTCATGAGCTTCTCCACCAGCTACAACGACACTGGGTAGGTCTTGATGTCATGCCATGAATTTTGAGGTAACTAACTTGCCATAGTCTCTGGGGTATCTACCTTGTTTCCGACAAGCCTGACCGAGTTGACGACCTTGTCCACTTCGCTATCCGTGAGTGGATGCGCCTCTGCACTAACGTCAGCGCCGCCGAGACCGAGCGTGCCAAAGCTCAGCTCAAGGCCTCCATCCTCCTGTCCCTCGACGGCACCACAGCCGTTGCTGAGGACATTGGCCGACAGCTCGTCACCACCGGCCGCCGCATGGCCCCTAACGAGATTGAGCGAAAGATTGATGCTATCACCGAGAAGGATATCATGGACTTCGCCAACCGAAAACTTTGGGACCGGGATATTGCTGTTAGCGCTGTGGGAACTATCGAGGGTCTCTTCGACTACCAGAGACTTCGCAACACCATGAAGCCCAAGTTTTAAGGTGGGCGAGGGCTGATGGGATTGTGAAAATCGAAATAAGGGTATAGAGTGTATGAGATACCGTTTACAGGCCTAGTGTACCATAAGATTTCCTCTGTTCATGCTAGGTAACACGGAGTTGTGATAATTGTGTCTTGACTGTACTGCCATCCGTAGCTAATTGCAATTTTGTCATATCGCGTCTGTAGTGCTTCTGAGGTAGCGTCTATGATCTCCCTTGAATTAGAATGTATTGTGTCATGATCATTGATTagatgagaagatggacACCTAGCCCTCCTCTGCCATCTCCTCGTCGACATCCTCACCAAACATATCCTCGACTGTCCCACCCTCAACTCCATCTCCGCCAATATCTTCAGGCTCGGGACCCTCAATACCCTCCATGGCATCACCCCCttgatcctcttcctcatcgtcctcttcatcccatACATCCTTCAGTCCCCAACTTGTGCCACTCAGTACGAACCGTTCGCTTGGTAGTCGCACACCCCATTCACTGGGCACAATTTTAGGCAGTGCCACCTTGTTGCGTTCGCGCGCAAGTTCTTGCATGTAGTCTTTGCTAATTCCCCCACCTGCGTTTCCTCCGCGGAACTGGTAGCTGAGTCGCGCAGCAATGGCGAGCTTAACGGCATTGGCTGTGACTGCAGCGTCGCCTGCAGGTGCTGAGATTGCTCCAGCGTTTGCTGATGGCTTAGAACCGGCCTGTGTGACATATGGGTCGCCGGAAAGATGTAGCGCATCGCTGAGAACAGATGAGGTATGACGGTAGGcgaagtcgagaaggaggaggggAACGCGTGGCTCGTAAGCGGTGACGCCTTGCGATGTGAGAAGTAGTTCGATAAGCCTTGAGTCGCGCGGTCGAGGGGCGGTTGTTGATGGCGCAGGAGGAGGTGCGTTCTGTGAGGCCGCAGCAGCAGGTTGGCTAGAAGAGGCCGCAGTGGTTTGTGTGTTTGGTACTGTTTGCGAAGTGCCTGCCGATGAGGCGGGAACCCCGTTTGTTTGTGGTTGACTTGATGACATCTTGATCGATGCTGCAATGCTTCGTAATAGGTATCTCGGATGCGACTGTCTGTGAAAGCCTCAAGGCGATATCACGCGAAGCATTCGAGTTCGTGTTTGGTAAGGCTGAGAGACGCCCGTACTATGAATGAGTGAAGTTGACAAAATACAATTGATGTATGTGAATGAGAGTGCTTTGATAGTTGGGAAAAATGCAGTAAAAGTTAACGTTCCAAGTCGAGAGCTTATTGAAACTCGAATTATTTCCTTTGCGACGGTGAAGTCGCATGCCGCGTCCTTTAGCCGGAGGTTTCGATAATCCGAGACGTGATCTGGTAGCGATGGGTGCACAGACCACACCTTAAATTCTTGTGCGCTCATTGCGAAAGAGCTTTCCTAAAGAACAAAGTCATGAGAGTGACAGGATCAAAataaccttataataatGGTCTAGATGGCAGAATAGTAATCCTAACTGAGTTAATCTTAGAGGCCATTACTAGATATGACGTGAAAACGGCAGGAACTCTTGAATCACACTTTCTTTCCTCATTATCATATGtctaaggtaggtaggtgGCCACTGGCGGAAGGAAAGAACGATGGAGGGGCAATGAGTAAAGAGTGCCCCACCATTTGTCGCCGATGCAGGAGGACTCATAGTCATCACCTCAACTTTTTCGTCGGGCGATCGATCTTCACTTATGAACAACTCGATTTAACAACCTCCATGCTAAGCTTTCGACTATAATCGACAGCAATTGATTCATCTGGTTCATTACAAACATGGAGACGACTCTACCGCTGCCATTCTTGGTGAGCATTGGCAGCCCCAATGGCCAGGCTACCAATGATGGCCTCACTCGTCAAGAGATTGCCCTTCTGGGAGCTCCTTTCTATGAGACAGCTTCTAAGGATTGGGGTCGCCCCAGTGCCGGAACCAATGCTCACATGGATGCCACAAGTTTAAGTAACCCAGACGATGTGATTGCGTTGCTCGATGGCGGGGTTCGAACGGTTTTTGTTGCTTCGGAGTCCTACTCAGAGTATACAGAATATGGCGCAAGAGTCATTCCCACTGTTTCTTCCCTTGACATTTCCACAGCTTCCGAAAATGGCCTATTGGTAAAGGATTTCGACATTTCATCCAGCGACGTCGACAAGTTTGTTGAGGAAGcatcagccaagaagatcaagagcCTTTACATTAAGCCAGCTCCCAAGACCGATATCGAGAAGTTCATCGAAattgccaagaaggccaatgCAATCCCTATCATCCCTTCTACAGGGTTGACGACCGACAAGAACGATTCGAGTCGACTATTGTTATCTAAGATTATCGCATCGTACTGGAAATCCGATCGATCTGACGGCCTTATCCCTACTGTGGTAACCGATGATGCCGGGATCGCGTTGGGTCTCGCCTATACCAGCGAGGAGAGTATTCTGGAGGCTCTTAGGACACAAACCGGAGTTTACCAGAGTCGCAAACGTGGTCTTTGGGTGAAGGGACTTACTTCTGGTGACACTCAGGAACTGTTGCGAATTGGTCTCGACTGTGACAACGACACTCTCAAATTCGTGGTCAATCAGAAGGGCCGTTTCTGCCACCTCCAGCAGTTTGGTTGCTTTGGAGACCTCAACGGCATCTCAGCACTTGAACAGACACTCAAGTCTCGCAAGGAGTCTGCTCCCGAGGGTTCTTACACGGCCCGCTTATTCTCCGATGAGAAGCTTCTGCGAGCAAAGATCATggaggaggcagaggagCTCTGCGATGGCAAGACCAAAGAGAACATCGCTTTTGAAGCTGCTGATTTGATCTATTTTGCTTTAACTAAGGCTGTTGGCGCAGGTGTTAGCCTCGCAGACATTGAGGCTAACCTGGACgccaagagcttgaaggtcAAGCGTAGAACAGGCAATGCCAAGGGCAAGTGGGCGGAGAAGGAGGGTATCAAGACCGATGCAGCCCCTGTGAAGCCCTCACAGCCCGCGGTTGAGAAGCCAGCTGATGGACGTATTGCTATGGAGCGAGTTGATGCCTCAAAGATCTCCGAGGCCGATCTCGtagagaagctcaagagacCTTCTCAGAAATCCCCTGacgccatcttgaagattATTCAGCCTATCATCGAGGAGGTGCGAACTGGTGGCGACAAGGCTGTTCTGTCTTACACCCACAAGTTTGAGAAGGCCACTTCGTTGACATCGCCTGTGCTGAAGGCTCCCTTCCCCAAGGAGCTTATGGATATCTCGCCTGAGACCATTGAAGCTATTGACGTCTCTTTTGAGAATATCCGAAAGTTCCACTCTGCACAGCAGGAGGAGAAGTCTCTCCAGGTTGAGACTATGCCTGGCATTGTCTGCAGCCGCTTCTCGAGACCTATTGAGCGAGTCGGTCTCTACATTCCTGGTGGAACCGCTGTTCTTCCCAGTACTGCTCTGATGCTTGGAGTTCCAGCTATGGTGGCTGGTTGCCAGAAGATTGTATTTGCCTCACCTCCCAGATCTGATGGCCGCATTACCCCTGAGATTGTATACGTCGCTCACAAGGTTGGCGCTGAGAGCATTGTCCTGGCTGGTGGTGCTCAGGCTGTTGCCGCCTTAGCTTATGGTACGGAGAGCGTCACCAAGGTTGACAAGATTCTTGGACCTGGTAACCAATTTGTGACTGCGGCCAAGATGCACGTCAGCAACGACACCAATGCTGGTTGTGGTATTGATATGCCTGCTGGACCCTCTGAAgttcttgttgttgctgacAAGGATGCCAACCCTGCTTTTGTTGCCTCCGATCTTCTCTCTCAAGCCGAGCACGGTGTTGATAGTCAGGTTATTCTGCTTGCTGTTGGCCTAAGTGAGCAGGAGCTCCAGGCtattgaagatgaagttcaCAAACAGGCCCTTGCCCTTCCTCGTGTCGATATCGTCCGAGGATCTATCGCTCACTCGGTCACTGTTCAGGTCAAGGACATTGAGGAGGCCATGCGCATCAGCAACGAGTACGCCCCTGAACATCTCATCCTTCAAATCAAGGATGCCGAGAAAGCTGTTGATCAAGTCATGAACGCTGGCAGTGTGTTTGTTGGTCACTGGACCCCTGAGAGTGTTGGCGACTACTCTGCTGGTGTCAACCACTCTTTGCGTAAGTTCTCCCATTAGTTTGTGGTATACGATTGATGCTAACAACTTTCACAGCTACTTATGGCTTCGCCAAGCAATACTCTGGTGTCAACTTGGGCTCATTCCAGAAGCACATTACCAGCTCCAACCTTACTGCTGAAGGTCTCAAGAATGTTGGTACCGCCGTCATGCAACTGGCTAAggtcgaggagcttgaggctcATAGAAGGGCTGTGGAGATCCGACTTAACTATTTGAAGCAACAGTAGTAGACTGGGACAGACAAAAAGGGAAAAGGGCGTATGTAGATAACAGATGGGTTTTCTTTAGGATAGGGGCGCGGACTTGGGACTAGATGTTGTTTCAATATGCACAAGCTTGACAGACCATGGGTGCTTAAGAATAAAATGCAGCTTGCTCAAGTAGTATTTCTAGCCTGTCAAACAACAAAAGCTTTTGTCTGTCAGAATGCCATGATGTAATCACTACAAGTACAATGAAATGCTCAACGCCACGCTATGCCTCAATATGTAAAAACCCTTTCTTCTCAGTTCACCTTTATCCATCTCCTCTTATTCGTTCAGATAAAACTCTCGCCATCAATGTCTATGAAAAACAACCCATAAACACTCTAAAAAGAAACGCCTTTGAATTCGTTACACCTTACTGCCTGTtgggagcagcagcaacagcctcgGTGGCCTGTTCGTGATACTTAGCTTTCcttcacttcacttcattTCTCAATGGTGAGATGACCAACCCCTGTTATGTGTTGGGCGAGAACGTCCTCCTTAAGCTGACCTTGACGCCGTTGTCCAATGGGAGCAGCGTCAGGGGTTCCGTCgccctcgtcttcatcttgacggccttcctcgccatcttcgtaaatctcatcttcatcgtcctcgtcgtAAGCTTCTTTCAAGTCGCGTGTCATAGACGCCTTGAGTCGCTCTTCGTCGACGCTACCGCCCAAGACACTTGCGGCTTCGGCAAACTCATCCATAGATGCTCGAGAGATGTAACTATCGGCAAGCCCTTCACCGATCTCGTCCACATCTTCATCTATttcgccatcctcatcgtcatactcctcttcatcatcaccataCTCGCTGGTAGGTCCTCCTGGGccgtcctcgtcatcgtcatcatcactctCGCTTGCTGAAAAGTCAGCCATGGCAAGAGGATCATCTCTCCAGTACGTGAAATCCGTGT contains these protein-coding regions:
- a CDS encoding mitochondrial-processing peptidase subunit beta gives rise to the protein MASRRLALNLSRGLRNRAGLSAAAPFTRGFATPSTVGKTQTSTLKNGLTVATEHSPFAQTSTVGVWIDAGSRAETDETNGTAHFLEHLAFKGTAKRTQQQLELEIENMGGHLNAYTSRENTVYFAKAFNSDVPQCVDILSDILQNSKLEESAIERERDVILRESEEVEKQVEEVVFDHLHATAFQHQPLGRTILGPRQNIRDITRKELTDYIKNNYTADRMVLVGAGGIPHEQLVELAEKHFSGLPSSAPQTSAYLASKQKADFMGSDVRVRDDGMPTANIALAVEGVSWNSEDYFTALVAQAIVGNYDKAVGQAPHQGSKLSGWVHKHDLANSFMSFSTSYNDTGLWGIYLVSDKPDRVDDLVHFAIREWMRLCTNVSAAETERAKAQLKASILLSLDGTTAVAEDIGRQLVTTGRRMAPNEIERKIDAITEKDIMDFANRKLWDRDIAVSAVGTIEGLFDYQRLRNTMKPKF
- a CDS encoding mitochondrial-processing peptidase subunit beta, which produces MGGHLNAYTSRENTVYFAKAFNSDVPQCVDILSDILQNSKLEESAIERERDVILRESEEVEKQVEEVVFDHLHATAFQHQPLGRTILGPRQNIRDITRKELTDYIKNNYTADRMVLVGAGGIPHEQLVELAEKHFSGLPSSAPQTSAYLASKQKADFMGSDVRVRDDGMPTANIALAVEGVSWNSEDYFTALVAQAIVGNYDKAVGQAPHQGSKLSGWVHKHDLANSFMSFSTSYNDTGLWGIYLVSDKPDRVDDLVHFAIREWMRLCTNVSAAETERAKAQLKASILLSLDGTTAVAEDIGRQLVTTGRRMAPNEIERKIDAITEKDIMDFANRKLWDRDIAVSAVGTIEGLFDYQRLRNTMKPKF
- a CDS encoding transcription initiation factor TFIID subunit 9B, which translates into the protein MSSSQPQTNGVPASSAGTSQTVPNTQTTAASSSQPAAAASQNAPPPAPSTTAPRPRDSRLIELLLTSQGVTAYEPRVPLLLLDFAYRHTSSVLSDALHLSGDPYVTQAGSKPSANAGAISAPAGDAAVTANAVKLAIAARLSYQFRGGNAGGGISKDYMQELARERNKVALPKIVPSEWGVRLPSERFVLSGTSWGLKDVWDEEDDEEEDQGGDAMEGIEGPEPEDIGGDGVEGGTVEDMFGEDVDEEMAEEG
- a CDS encoding histidine biosynthesis trifunctional protein, translated to METTLPLPFLVSIGSPNGQATNDGLTRQEIALLGAPFYETASKDWGRPSAGTNAHMDATSLSNPDDVIALLDGGVRTVFVASESYSEYTEYGARVIPTVSSLDISTASENGLLVKDFDISSSDVDKFVEEASAKKIKSLYIKPAPKTDIEKFIEIAKKANAIPIIPSTGLTTDKNDSSRLLLSKIIASYWKSDRSDGLIPTVVTDDAGIALGLAYTSEESILEALRTQTGVYQSRKRGLWVKGLTSGDTQELLRIGLDCDNDTLKFVVNQKGRFCHLQQFGCFGDLNGISALEQTLKSRKESAPEGSYTARLFSDEKLLRAKIMEEAEELCDGKTKENIAFEAADLIYFALTKAVGAGVSLADIEANLDAKSLKVKRRTGNAKGKWAEKEGIKTDAAPVKPSQPAVEKPADGRIAMERVDASKISEADLVEKLKRPSQKSPDAILKIIQPIIEEVRTGGDKAVLSYTHKFEKATSLTSPVLKAPFPKELMDISPETIEAIDVSFENIRKFHSAQQEEKSLQVETMPGIVCSRFSRPIERVGLYIPGGTAVLPSTALMLGVPAMVAGCQKIVFASPPRSDGRITPEIVYVAHKVGAESIVLAGGAQAVAALAYGTESVTKVDKILGPGNQFVTAAKMHVSNDTNAGCGIDMPAGPSEVLVVADKDANPAFVASDLLSQAEHGVDSQVILLAVGLSEQELQAIEDEVHKQALALPRVDIVRGSIAHSVTVQVKDIEEAMRISNEYAPEHLILQIKDAEKAVDQVMNAGSVFVGHWTPESVGDYSAGVNHSLPTYGFAKQYSGVNLGSFQKHITSSNLTAEGLKNVGTAVMQLAKVEELEAHRRAVEIRLNYLKQQ